A window of Primulina huaijiensis isolate GDHJ02 chromosome 9, ASM1229523v2, whole genome shotgun sequence contains these coding sequences:
- the LOC140985373 gene encoding enhancer of mRNA-decapping protein 4-like isoform X1, which translates to MENAKQRAVNTEAVNVADMATPGNPNTPGGATPFDMPFFFRPSNSPAATLASNPNPQNITNGDSSFTNPNLIPAPFPPPSASFPPPAAAGGGQYSYLPQTLPFHHRPQFHHLPMYSPPSNSREFANVHPQRSMSFPTPTLQPQVPVLSSPHHLNLQAALISQSPNTHGARLMALLSASPSTLDSPNESTMPMPQTLPTSSGSDFSMPQFVNNLPSGPGLLVSHQDPVMRMPSSKLPKGRHLSGDHLVYDIDIRLAGEVQPQLEVTPITKYGSDPGLVVGRQIAVNKTYICYGLKLGAIRVLNINTALRSLLKGLAQRVTDMAFFAEDVHLLASASVDGRVYVWKITEGPDEEDKQQITGRIVTAIQITGEGESVHPRVCWHCHKQEVLAVGIGKQVLKIDTTKVGKGEKISVDEPLKCAVDKLIDGIQLVGSHDAEVTDLSMCQWMTTRLVSASVDGTIKIWEDRNQLPIAVLQPHGGQPVSSVTFLAAPHRPDHIILITGGPLNREVKIWVSVSEEGWLLPINAESWHCTQTLELMSSKAQIEEAFFNQVIALSQAGLLLLANAKKNAIYVVHLEYGPNPAATRMDYIAEFTVTMRILSFTGTSESLPNGEQVVQVYCVQTQAIQQYALDLSQCLPPAIGNLVHEKSNSNVSREVSVIEGLTNLESSGIKATETSIASSAPSSSIHENGLENIPTVRYPVDPVSADSLSLQDFATSSIESKPMPSPVIASDANLSSVASPSLPLSPRLSGTLSGFRNPSSSFDHGILNIDPGVEPKMVEYTVDRQMDTVHSNLSDVASLDGDSRNYDNKHSQDDISLALNHSIEFRHPTHLVTPSEILMANSSSEVIHTTEAQSEVELKIQDVVMSNEIRNSVVEVKVVGETKFNQNIDNASREELQTKFVGETKFNQNIDDGSREELQTFLSENKERTFCSQAYDLGIEMAREYRTVSPETYIVEEDRQFDGAGGTETVAQPSTVEERTRDSAKDGPSRVIDPSIPVLTPQPASNVKGKKQKGKSAQGSGPSSPSPSAFNSADSSNEPGLSYSTPVESQIYSMQEVLHRLVALQKDIQKQMTTMIAVPVIKEGRRLEASLGRSMEKAVKANADALWARLQEENAKQEKASQERAQLVTNMISSFLNKDLPSLIEKNVKREVSSLGQSVARTIIPTIEKAISTSIVESFQKGVGDKAVNQLEKSVNFKLEAIVGRQIHSQFQTTGKQALQEILKSSLEVSVIPAFEISCRAMFEQVDSAFQKGMVEHTAAAQQQFEASHSSLALVLRDAITSATSMSQTLSNELLDGQRKLVALAAAGVNSKAANTLTNQLSNCPLGALHEKLEVDPTKELSRLVAERKYEEAFIAALHRSDVTVVSWLCSHVDLATLLAVNPLPLSQGVFLSLLQQLACDISKETPRKLTWMREVLTAINPADPVINVHVRPIFEQVYQIMNHHHSIPSTTVSELSNIRLIMHVINSMLMGSK; encoded by the exons ATGGAAAATGCCAAACAAAGAGCTGTGAACACTGAAGCAGTTAATGTTGCAGACATGGCGACCCCTGGAAATCCCAATACACCCGGCGGAGCTACTCCTTTCGACATGCCCTTTTTTTTCAGACCTTCCAATTCCCCGGCAGCGACACTTGCTTCCAACCCCAATCCCCAAAACATTACCAACGGCGATAGCTCCTTCACTAACCCTAATTTGATTCCAGCTCCCTTTCCGCCTCCCTCGGCCTCTTTCCCGCCGCCCGCCGCTGCCGGCGGAGGGCAGTATTCGTATCTTCCTCAAACCTTGCCGTTCCATCACCGACCCCAGTTCCACCATCTTCCTATGTACAGTCCCCCATCCAACTCTCGGGAATTTGCTAACGTTCACCCCCAGAGGTCCATGTCTTTTCCTACGCCCACCCTCCAACCCCAAGTTCCAGTGCTTAGTTCCCCCCACCACCTTAATCTCCAAGCCGCTCTTATTTCCCAAAGCCCTAACACCCACGGCGCTCGTTTGATGGCGCTTTTGAGTGCTTCACCTTCAACGCTGGACAGTCCAAATGAGTCCACAATGCCGATGCCCCAAACTCTCCCTACTTCTTCGGGCTCTGACTTTTCCATGCCACAATTTGTGAACAATTTGCCGTCTGGACCTGGATTATTAGTTTCACATCAGGACCCTGTGATGCGGATGCCAAGTAGTAAACTCCCCAAGGGGAGGCATTTGAGCGGCGATCATTTGGTTTATGATATAGATATCAGGTTGGCAGGAGAGGTCCAGCCTCAGCTCGAGGTTACACCCATTACCAAATATGGGTCGGACCCAGGACTTGTAGTGGGCAGGCAAATTGCAGtgaataaaacatatatatgttaTGGACTTAAGTTGGGGGCTATTAGGGTGCTTAATATCAACACAGCCTTAAGATCATTGCTCAAAGGCCTAGCTCAG AGGGTCACAGACATGGCTTTCTTTGCCGAGGATGTCCACCTTTTAGCTAG TGCAAGTGTGGATGGTCGTGTTTATGTGTGGAAGATTACTGAAGGTCCCGATGAAGAAGACAAGCAGCAAATTACTGGGCGAATTGTCACTGCTATTCAGATCACTGGAGAAGGAGAATCTGTTCATCCCCGAGTTTGTTGGCATTGTCATAAACAA GAAGTTCTTGCTGTTGGGATTGGGAAACAAGTCTTGAAGATTGATACTACGAAAGTTGGAAAAGGAGAAAAAATTTCTGTGGACGAACCTCTAAAATGTGCAGTTGATAAATTGATTGATGGCATCCAACTTGTTGGTAGTCATGATGCTGAAGTGACTGACCTCTCCATGTGTCAGTGGATGACGACCCGTTTGGTATCTGCTTCAGTCGATGGAACG attaaaatttgggaagatCGAAATCAACTACCAATAGCAGTTCTCCAGCCTCATGGTGGACAACCTGTTAGTTCTGTCACATTTTTGGCCGCTCCTCATCGCCCAGACCATATAATACTTATAACTGGG GGCCCTCTCAATCGGGAAGTAAAGATATGGGTATCAGTGAGTGAGGAAGGTTGGTTACTTCCTATTAATGCCGAATCATGGCACTGCACACAGACATTGGAATTAATGAGTTCAAAGGCTCAAATAGAAGAAGCTTTCTTCAATCAAGTGATAGCCTTATCACAAGCTGGTCTTCTTTTATTGGCAAATGCCAAAAAGAATGCTATATATGTCGTGCACTTGGAATACGGTCCTAATCCGGCTGCAACACGCATGGATTACATAGCCGAATTTACTGTCACGATGCGAATACTGAGTTTTACTGGAACAAGTGAATCACTACCTAATGGGGAGCAAGTTGTTCAGGTGTATTGTGTCCAGACGCAGGCTATTCAGCAGTATGCGTTGGACTTGTCACAGTGTCTGCCACCTGCAATAGGAAATTTAGTGCATGAGAAGTCAAACTCTAATGTTTCGCGAGAAGTCTCTGTTATAGAAGGACTTACCAATTTGGAGTCTTCTGGCATTAAGGCAACGGAGACATCGATAGCTAGTTCAGCACCCTCATCATCCATACATGAAAATGGCTTGGAGAATATACCTACTGTGAGATACCCTGTTGACCCTGTTTCTGCCGACTCACTCAGCCTTCAGGATTTTGCTACCTCAAGTATTGAAAGCAAACCAATGCCTTCACCTGTAATTGCTAGTGATGCTAATCTTTCGTCTGTTGCTTCACCTTCTCTTCCTTTGAGTCCCAGGCTGTCTGGAACGCTTTCTGGTTTTAGAAATCCATCCAGCAGCTTTGACCATGgcattttgaatattgatccgggTGTAGAGCCAAAAATGGTTGAATATACAGTTGACAGACAAATGGACACCGTTCATAGTAACTTGTCTGATGTTGCTTCATTGGATGGTGATTCAAGAAACTATGACAATAAGCATTCTCAAGATGATATCTCCTTGGCACTCAATCATTCAATAGAATTCAGACACCCCACTCATCTGGTTACTCCTTCTGAGATATTGATGGCCAATTCATCCTCTGAGGTGATACACACGACAGAGGCCCAAAGCGAGGTTGAACTAAAAATTCAAGATGTGGTAATGAGCAATGAAATAAGGAATTCTGTTGTAGAGGTAAAGGTTGTGGGTGAAACAAAGTTTAATCAAAATATTGACAATGCATCTCGTGAAGAACTTCAGACAAAGTTTGTGGGTGAAACTAAGTTTAATCAAAATATTGATGATGGATCTCGTGAAGAACTTCAGACATTTCTGTCGGAAAACAAGGAACGTACCTTTTGCTCTCAAGCATATGACCTTGGAATTGAGATGGCCCGAGAATATCGTACCGTATCACCTGAAACTTATATAGTAGAGGAAGATCGCCAGTTTGATGGGGCTGGTGGAACTGAAACAGTTGCCCAACCTTCAACTGTAGAAGAAAGGACTCGTGACTCCGCAAAGGATGGTCCCAGCAGGGTAATTGATCCATCAATTCCTGTGCTGACTCCGCAACCTGCATCAAATGTCAAAGGGAAGAAGCAGAAGGGAAAGAGTGCTCAAGGATCTGGCCCATCTTCACCCTCACCAAGTGCTTTCAATTCGGCAGATTCTTCTAATGAACCAGGCCTCAGCTATAGTACTCCTGTAGAATCACAAATTTATTCCATGCAAGAGGTCCTGCATCGG CTTGTAGCTCTGCAAAAAGACATTCAGAAGCAGATGACGACAATGATTGCTGTCCCTGTTATCAAAGAAGGCAGAAGACTTGAGGCAtcattgggacgaagcatgGAGAAAGCTGTAAAAGCCAATGCTGATGCTTTATGGGCTCGGTTGCAAGAAGAGAATGCAAAACAGGAAAAGGCGTCTCAGGAGCGAGCACAACTAGTAACAAATATGATCAGTAGCTTCTTAAACAAAGACTTACCTTCATTGATAGAGAAAAATGTGAAGCGAGAAGTTTCTTCACTTGGGCAATCTGTGGCTCGGACTATCATTCCCACAATTGAGAAAGCGATATCCACTTCTATTGTGGAAAGCTTCCAG AAAGGAGTGGGTGATAAAGCTGTAAATCAACTGGAAAAATCAGTCAACTTCAAGCTTGAAGCTATAGTTGGTAGGCAAATCCATTCTCAATTTCAAACTACTGGCAAGCAAGCTCTTCAG GAAATACTGAAATCGAGTTTGGAAGTTTCTGTGATCCCTGCATTTGAAATATCCTGCAGGGCAATGTTTGAGCAGGTTGATTCCGCATTTCAGAAAGGGATGGTTGAACATACTGCAGCAGCTCAGCAGCAGTTTGAGGCTTCACATTCATCACTTGCACTTGTTTTGAGg GATGCTATAACTTCTGCGACGTCAATGTCTCAAACTTTGAGCAATGAGTTGCTTGATGGTCAAAGAAAATTGGTAGCTCTTGCAGCAGCAGGGGTAAATTCTAAAGCAGCAAATACTTTGACTAATCAGCTGAGTAATTGTCCTTTGGGTGCTCTACACGAGAAG CTCGAGGTTGATCCAACAAAAGAGCTTTCTAGATTGGTAGCTGAGCGAAAATATGAGGAGGCTTTCATTGCTGCCTTGCATAGGAGTGACGTTACCGTTGTATCATGGTTATGTTCTCAT GTTGATTTGGCTACGCTTTTGGCCGTGAATCCACTACCATTGAGCCAAGGGGTATTCCTCTCTCTTCTACAGCAATTGGCCTGTGATATCAGCAAAGAAACCCCACGAAAACTAACTTGGATGAGGGAGGTTCTAACTGCTATAAATCCTGCCGACCCAGTGATTAATGTGCACGTACGTCCCATCTTTGAGCAAGTATATCAAATAATGAATCACCATCACAGCATTCCAAGCACTACGGTTTCCGAACTTTCCAACATTCGCTTGATCATGCATGTCATCAATTCCATGCTTATGGGCTCTAAATGA
- the LOC140985373 gene encoding enhancer of mRNA-decapping protein 4-like isoform X3 — MENAKQRAVNTEAVNVADMATPGNPNTPGGATPFDMPFFFRPSNSPAATLASNPNPQNITNGDSSFTNPNLIPAPFPPPSASFPPPAAAGGGQYSYLPQTLPFHHRPQFHHLPMYSPPSNSREFANVHPQRSMSFPTPTLQPQVPVLSSPHHLNLQAALISQSPNTHGARLMALLSASPSTLDSPNESTMPMPQTLPTSSGSDFSMPQFVNNLPSGPGLLVSHQDPVMRMPSSKLPKGRHLSGDHLVYDIDIRLAGEVQPQLEVTPITKYGSDPGLVVGRQIAVNKTYICYGLKLGAIRVLNINTALRSLLKGLAQRVTDMAFFAEDVHLLASASVDGRVYVWKITEGPDEEDKQQITGRIVTAIQITGEGESVHPRVCWHCHKQEVLAVGIGKQVLKIDTTKVGKGEKISVDEPLKCAVDKLIDGIQLVGSHDAEVTDLSMCQWMTTRLVSASVDGTIKIWEDRNQLPIAVLQPHGGQPVSSVTFLAAPHRPDHIILITGGPLNREVKIWVSVSEEGWLLPINAESWHCTQTLELMSSKAQIEEAFFNQVIALSQAGLLLLANAKKNAIYVVHLEYGPNPAATRMDYIAEFTVTMRILSFTGTSESLPNGEQVVQVYCVQTQAIQQYALDLSQCLPPAIGNLVHEKSNSNVSREVSVIEGLTNLESSGIKATETSIASSAPSSSIHENGLENIPTVRYPVDPVSADSLSLQDFATSSIESKPMPSPVIASDANLSSVASPSLPLSPRLSGTLSGFRNPSSSFDHGILNIDPGVEPKMVEYTVDRQMDTVHSNLSDVASLDGDSRNYDNKHSQDDISLALNHSIEFRHPTHLVTPSEILMANSSSEVIHTTEAQSEVELKIQDVVMSNEIRNSVVEVKFVGETKFNQNIDDGSREELQTFLSENKERTFCSQAYDLGIEMAREYRTVSPETYIVEEDRQFDGAGGTETVAQPSTVEERTRDSAKDGPSRVIDPSIPVLTPQPASNVKGKKQKGKSAQGSGPSSPSPSAFNSADSSNEPGLSYSTPVESQIYSMQEVLHRLVALQKDIQKQMTTMIAVPVIKEGRRLEASLGRSMEKAVKANADALWARLQEENAKQEKASQERAQLVTNMISSFLNKDLPSLIEKNVKREVSSLGQSVARTIIPTIEKAISTSIVESFQKGVGDKAVNQLEKSVNFKLEAIVGRQIHSQFQTTGKQALQEILKSSLEVSVIPAFEISCRAMFEQVDSAFQKGMVEHTAAAQQQFEASHSSLALVLRDAITSATSMSQTLSNELLDGQRKLVALAAAGVNSKAANTLTNQLSNCPLGALHEKLEVDPTKELSRLVAERKYEEAFIAALHRSDVTVVSWLCSHVDLATLLAVNPLPLSQGVFLSLLQQLACDISKETPRKLTWMREVLTAINPADPVINVHVRPIFEQVYQIMNHHHSIPSTTVSELSNIRLIMHVINSMLMGSK, encoded by the exons ATGGAAAATGCCAAACAAAGAGCTGTGAACACTGAAGCAGTTAATGTTGCAGACATGGCGACCCCTGGAAATCCCAATACACCCGGCGGAGCTACTCCTTTCGACATGCCCTTTTTTTTCAGACCTTCCAATTCCCCGGCAGCGACACTTGCTTCCAACCCCAATCCCCAAAACATTACCAACGGCGATAGCTCCTTCACTAACCCTAATTTGATTCCAGCTCCCTTTCCGCCTCCCTCGGCCTCTTTCCCGCCGCCCGCCGCTGCCGGCGGAGGGCAGTATTCGTATCTTCCTCAAACCTTGCCGTTCCATCACCGACCCCAGTTCCACCATCTTCCTATGTACAGTCCCCCATCCAACTCTCGGGAATTTGCTAACGTTCACCCCCAGAGGTCCATGTCTTTTCCTACGCCCACCCTCCAACCCCAAGTTCCAGTGCTTAGTTCCCCCCACCACCTTAATCTCCAAGCCGCTCTTATTTCCCAAAGCCCTAACACCCACGGCGCTCGTTTGATGGCGCTTTTGAGTGCTTCACCTTCAACGCTGGACAGTCCAAATGAGTCCACAATGCCGATGCCCCAAACTCTCCCTACTTCTTCGGGCTCTGACTTTTCCATGCCACAATTTGTGAACAATTTGCCGTCTGGACCTGGATTATTAGTTTCACATCAGGACCCTGTGATGCGGATGCCAAGTAGTAAACTCCCCAAGGGGAGGCATTTGAGCGGCGATCATTTGGTTTATGATATAGATATCAGGTTGGCAGGAGAGGTCCAGCCTCAGCTCGAGGTTACACCCATTACCAAATATGGGTCGGACCCAGGACTTGTAGTGGGCAGGCAAATTGCAGtgaataaaacatatatatgttaTGGACTTAAGTTGGGGGCTATTAGGGTGCTTAATATCAACACAGCCTTAAGATCATTGCTCAAAGGCCTAGCTCAG AGGGTCACAGACATGGCTTTCTTTGCCGAGGATGTCCACCTTTTAGCTAG TGCAAGTGTGGATGGTCGTGTTTATGTGTGGAAGATTACTGAAGGTCCCGATGAAGAAGACAAGCAGCAAATTACTGGGCGAATTGTCACTGCTATTCAGATCACTGGAGAAGGAGAATCTGTTCATCCCCGAGTTTGTTGGCATTGTCATAAACAA GAAGTTCTTGCTGTTGGGATTGGGAAACAAGTCTTGAAGATTGATACTACGAAAGTTGGAAAAGGAGAAAAAATTTCTGTGGACGAACCTCTAAAATGTGCAGTTGATAAATTGATTGATGGCATCCAACTTGTTGGTAGTCATGATGCTGAAGTGACTGACCTCTCCATGTGTCAGTGGATGACGACCCGTTTGGTATCTGCTTCAGTCGATGGAACG attaaaatttgggaagatCGAAATCAACTACCAATAGCAGTTCTCCAGCCTCATGGTGGACAACCTGTTAGTTCTGTCACATTTTTGGCCGCTCCTCATCGCCCAGACCATATAATACTTATAACTGGG GGCCCTCTCAATCGGGAAGTAAAGATATGGGTATCAGTGAGTGAGGAAGGTTGGTTACTTCCTATTAATGCCGAATCATGGCACTGCACACAGACATTGGAATTAATGAGTTCAAAGGCTCAAATAGAAGAAGCTTTCTTCAATCAAGTGATAGCCTTATCACAAGCTGGTCTTCTTTTATTGGCAAATGCCAAAAAGAATGCTATATATGTCGTGCACTTGGAATACGGTCCTAATCCGGCTGCAACACGCATGGATTACATAGCCGAATTTACTGTCACGATGCGAATACTGAGTTTTACTGGAACAAGTGAATCACTACCTAATGGGGAGCAAGTTGTTCAGGTGTATTGTGTCCAGACGCAGGCTATTCAGCAGTATGCGTTGGACTTGTCACAGTGTCTGCCACCTGCAATAGGAAATTTAGTGCATGAGAAGTCAAACTCTAATGTTTCGCGAGAAGTCTCTGTTATAGAAGGACTTACCAATTTGGAGTCTTCTGGCATTAAGGCAACGGAGACATCGATAGCTAGTTCAGCACCCTCATCATCCATACATGAAAATGGCTTGGAGAATATACCTACTGTGAGATACCCTGTTGACCCTGTTTCTGCCGACTCACTCAGCCTTCAGGATTTTGCTACCTCAAGTATTGAAAGCAAACCAATGCCTTCACCTGTAATTGCTAGTGATGCTAATCTTTCGTCTGTTGCTTCACCTTCTCTTCCTTTGAGTCCCAGGCTGTCTGGAACGCTTTCTGGTTTTAGAAATCCATCCAGCAGCTTTGACCATGgcattttgaatattgatccgggTGTAGAGCCAAAAATGGTTGAATATACAGTTGACAGACAAATGGACACCGTTCATAGTAACTTGTCTGATGTTGCTTCATTGGATGGTGATTCAAGAAACTATGACAATAAGCATTCTCAAGATGATATCTCCTTGGCACTCAATCATTCAATAGAATTCAGACACCCCACTCATCTGGTTACTCCTTCTGAGATATTGATGGCCAATTCATCCTCTGAGGTGATACACACGACAGAGGCCCAAAGCGAGGTTGAACTAAAAATTCAAGATGTGGTAATGAGCAATGAAATAAGGAATTCTGTTGTAGAGGTAAAG TTTGTGGGTGAAACTAAGTTTAATCAAAATATTGATGATGGATCTCGTGAAGAACTTCAGACATTTCTGTCGGAAAACAAGGAACGTACCTTTTGCTCTCAAGCATATGACCTTGGAATTGAGATGGCCCGAGAATATCGTACCGTATCACCTGAAACTTATATAGTAGAGGAAGATCGCCAGTTTGATGGGGCTGGTGGAACTGAAACAGTTGCCCAACCTTCAACTGTAGAAGAAAGGACTCGTGACTCCGCAAAGGATGGTCCCAGCAGGGTAATTGATCCATCAATTCCTGTGCTGACTCCGCAACCTGCATCAAATGTCAAAGGGAAGAAGCAGAAGGGAAAGAGTGCTCAAGGATCTGGCCCATCTTCACCCTCACCAAGTGCTTTCAATTCGGCAGATTCTTCTAATGAACCAGGCCTCAGCTATAGTACTCCTGTAGAATCACAAATTTATTCCATGCAAGAGGTCCTGCATCGG CTTGTAGCTCTGCAAAAAGACATTCAGAAGCAGATGACGACAATGATTGCTGTCCCTGTTATCAAAGAAGGCAGAAGACTTGAGGCAtcattgggacgaagcatgGAGAAAGCTGTAAAAGCCAATGCTGATGCTTTATGGGCTCGGTTGCAAGAAGAGAATGCAAAACAGGAAAAGGCGTCTCAGGAGCGAGCACAACTAGTAACAAATATGATCAGTAGCTTCTTAAACAAAGACTTACCTTCATTGATAGAGAAAAATGTGAAGCGAGAAGTTTCTTCACTTGGGCAATCTGTGGCTCGGACTATCATTCCCACAATTGAGAAAGCGATATCCACTTCTATTGTGGAAAGCTTCCAG AAAGGAGTGGGTGATAAAGCTGTAAATCAACTGGAAAAATCAGTCAACTTCAAGCTTGAAGCTATAGTTGGTAGGCAAATCCATTCTCAATTTCAAACTACTGGCAAGCAAGCTCTTCAG GAAATACTGAAATCGAGTTTGGAAGTTTCTGTGATCCCTGCATTTGAAATATCCTGCAGGGCAATGTTTGAGCAGGTTGATTCCGCATTTCAGAAAGGGATGGTTGAACATACTGCAGCAGCTCAGCAGCAGTTTGAGGCTTCACATTCATCACTTGCACTTGTTTTGAGg GATGCTATAACTTCTGCGACGTCAATGTCTCAAACTTTGAGCAATGAGTTGCTTGATGGTCAAAGAAAATTGGTAGCTCTTGCAGCAGCAGGGGTAAATTCTAAAGCAGCAAATACTTTGACTAATCAGCTGAGTAATTGTCCTTTGGGTGCTCTACACGAGAAG CTCGAGGTTGATCCAACAAAAGAGCTTTCTAGATTGGTAGCTGAGCGAAAATATGAGGAGGCTTTCATTGCTGCCTTGCATAGGAGTGACGTTACCGTTGTATCATGGTTATGTTCTCAT GTTGATTTGGCTACGCTTTTGGCCGTGAATCCACTACCATTGAGCCAAGGGGTATTCCTCTCTCTTCTACAGCAATTGGCCTGTGATATCAGCAAAGAAACCCCACGAAAACTAACTTGGATGAGGGAGGTTCTAACTGCTATAAATCCTGCCGACCCAGTGATTAATGTGCACGTACGTCCCATCTTTGAGCAAGTATATCAAATAATGAATCACCATCACAGCATTCCAAGCACTACGGTTTCCGAACTTTCCAACATTCGCTTGATCATGCATGTCATCAATTCCATGCTTATGGGCTCTAAATGA